One Enterobacteriaceae endosymbiont of Donacia tomentosa genomic window, TGCTAATCCTCCATCTTTACTAAAAGCATATTTAGAAGAACGTATACATCCTGTTTTACGATTATTATCTAATTTAGTCCACATTTTTTTTTGTGAAAAAGGATTAGTTGTTTTAATATTACCAGGAGCTGACTTAAAAAAAAATTTTATTTCTTCATCTTCCGTATCTATTATGTCATATTTTTTTATAGTTTCTTTTACTGTTAAACCTAAAATATTTTTAACATTAGTATGTATTAATTTTTTTTTATTTAATTCACTTAAAATACCAATTACTCCTCCTGCTCTATGAAAATCTTCCATATAAAAATCTTTTGTACTAGGAGATAATTTACATAACCATGGTATTTTCCTTGATAATTTATCTATATCTGTTAAAGTGAATGATATATGTGCTTCTTGTGCTAAAGCTAAAATATGTAAAATTGTATTAGTAGAACCTCCCATTGCTATATCTAACATCATTGCATTTTCAAGTGATTTTTTATTTACAATATTTCTTGGTAAAACATTAACATCATTATTATGATAATACTTTTGTGTAATATCAACTATGATTTTAGATGCTTGTATACATAATTTTTTTCGATTTATATGTGTAGATAATAAGGATCCATTTCCTGGTAATGCTAATCCTAAAGCTTCTACTAAACAATTCATAGAATTTGCAGTAAACATACCGGAACAGGATCCACATGTTGGACATGCATTTATTTCTATTTTTTTTACATTATTATTAGTTTGATTTATATTTGCAGCTTGAACCATTGCATCAACTAAATCAATTCTTTTTTGATCATAATTTTCTATATTAATTTGTCCTGCTTCCATGGGCCCACCAGAAATAAATACAGTAGGAATATTTAAACGCAAGCATGCCATTAACATTCCCGGAGTAATTTTATCACAATTAGATACACAAATCATTGCATCAACACAGTGGGCATTTATAACATATTCTACAGAATCAGCAATAAGATCTCTAGAAGGAAGAGAATATAACATTCCATCATGTCCCATTGCTATGCCATCATCAATAGCTATTGTATTAAATTCTTTCGGAACTCCTCCTTTTTTTTTTATTACGTTTGAAATAATTTTACCTAATTGTTGTAAATGAATATGACCTGGAACAAATTGAGAGAAAGAATTTACTATAGCAATAATAGGTTTTGAAAAATCAGAATCATCCATGCCAGTTGCTCTCCAAAGAGCACGTGCTCCTGCCATATTACGACCTTGTGTAGTAATAAATGAACGATAATTAGGCATATTTTTCTCTTTTTTAAAATGTTAAAATAAATACTATAAATTGATATGATCCAACCAATTCCATTTATCTTTTGTTTTTCCACTAAATAAATATAAAAAATTTTTTTGAATATTTTTTGTAATTTTTCCTATCTTACCTTGGCCAATTAATATACGATCTACACTACGAACTGGAGTAATTTCTGCTGCAGTTCCTGTTAAAAAAACTTCATCAGCTAAATATAAAAATTCTCTTAATATTAAGCATTCTTTTGTTGTTATTTTTAATTCCTGTGCTATTTTTAAAACAGAATCTCTGGTTATTCCAGGAAGGATAGATGATGTTAAGGGAGGAGTAAATAAAACATTATTTTTTACTATAAAAATATTTTCTCCAGCTCCTTCTGATATAAATCCTAAACTATCTAACGCTATTCCTTCATGATATCCATTTCTACGTGCTTCACTACCTATTAATAAAGAAGATAAATAATTACCCCCGGCTTTAGCAATACTAGGAATAGTATTTGGTTTAATTTTATTCCATGAAGACACCATTATATCAATACCATGTTCCATAGCATTTGGGCCTAAATAATTTTTCCATGAAAATGCACTAATCATTATATCAGAATAATAATTTTTAGGTGGATTTAATCCTAGTCCCACATCTCCAATAAATGCTAAAATTCTAATATAAGCTTCTTTAAGCTTATTAACATTAATAATTATATATACTGCATTCATTAATTCTTTTACAGTAAATTTTAATGGGAAACGATAAATTTTAGCAGAATTATATAAACGTTCAATATGATCTTTATGGCGAAAAATAGAAGATTTTTTATATGATTTATAACATCTAATTCCTTCAAATACAGAAGTTCCATAATGTAATGCATGAGTCATTACACTGATTTTGGCATCTTCCCATTTTATAATATCGCCATTTAACCAAATAAAATCTGCTTTTTTAGCGGACATTATGATATTTCCTTATTTAAAAAAAAATAATAATAGCAGTATTATTATGGTATTTGTTCTAGTATTGCTATATGTATTACATCTATTAATTTTTCTATTTGTTTTATTAATAAATTTATAGATTTATAACTTTTAATTGTTAAGTTAAAAGTTATATTTTTTAATCTACTTATTACTTCCATTTTCATTGTTTTAATAACAAAACCTCTATGACGTATAATTCTAATTATACGTTCGCTAATTTCAGGACTAATATTTGTTTTAATTAATAATTGATATTTATTCATTTAATTATTCTCTATCATATTATCATTACTATTTCCTGGCGGTACTAAAGGCCAAACATTATCGTATTCATTTATAGCAACATGTAATATATAAGGTTTTTTTATAAAAAAAATTTTTTCTAAACTTTTATCTATTTCATTAATTTTTTTAATACTATGTCCTGATATTCCAAAAGAATTAGCTAATTTAATAAAATTAGGATTATCCCATAATGTAGTTTCACTATATCTTCTTTTAAAAAAAATTTCTTGCCATTGCCGTACCATCCCTAATCTTTTATTGTCTAGTAATATTATCTTAATAGGAAGATTTTTTCTTTTGATTGTACTTAATTCTTGGATATTCATCATAAATGATCCATCACCAGTAATACATATAACAGTATTATTAGGATGAGCTATTTGTGCTCCAATTGCTGCTGGTAATCCAAATCCCATTGTTCCTAAACCACTAGATGTAATAAAATTTTTAGGAGTGGAAAAAGTTATGTATTGTGCGACCCACATTTGATGTTGTCCAACATCTGTTGTAATTATAGTTTTTTCATCTTTAATCTTGGATAATTTTTTTAATAAAAAAGGTGCATAAATTTTATCTTTATTTATACAATCTTGTTTATTAAAAGATAAATAAGAATATTTATTTTTTATTTTTTTAATATAATTTTGCCATTTAGAAATATTATTGGGTTTTTCTAATAATGGAATTAATTGATTTAAATTACCTAGCAGTTCAACATTTATCTTACAAATTTTATTTATTTCCGAAGGATCTATATCTATATGTATAATCTTTGCTTTGGGAGCAAATTTTTCTTTATTACCTGTTACTCTATCATCAAATCTAGCTCCTATTGCTATTAGTAAATCACATTTTTGTACGATATAATTAGCAGCTTTATTACCATGCATGCCTAACATCCCTAAATAATAAGCGTATGTTGGTTTTATTGTTCCTAATCCTTTTAAAGTAACTACAGTGGGTATTCCAGATTTTTTAATAAACGTTCTTAATATATTAACTGCGTTACCCATATCTACTCCACCTCCTATATATAGTATAGGCATGGTAGAATTTTTTAATAAGTTATTAGCTTGTGTAATTTTTTTAGTAGAAAAATCATTATTTTTTTTTATAAAAAAATTTTTTTTACTTAATTTTGATATTTTTGGTATATTATTACACAATTGTATATCTTTAGGTATGTCTATTAAGACAGGCCCAGGGCGACCAGAAGATGCGATAAAAAATGCTTTTGCTATAATAGAAGATAATTCTAGAGGCGAAGTTATTAAAAAACTATGTTTAGTACATGATAAAGACATTCCAATAATATCTATTTCTTGAAAAGCATCAGTACCAATTAATGGTGAAGATACCTGTCCTGTAATAGCGATAATTGGAACAGAATCTACCATAGCATCAGCAATTCCCGTTATTAAATTAGTAGCTCCTGGACCTGATGTAGCTATGCATACCCCTATGTTCCCAGTAGAACGAGCATATCCTATTGCAGCAATTGCAGCTCCCTGTTCATGTCTACATAATATATGTTCTATTTCCCCCTTATATAATGCATCATATAAAGGCATAATAGCTCCTCCAGGATAACCAAATACTATTTTTACATTTTCTCTTTGCAAGGCTTGAATTATACATTCGGCACCATTCATGTTTATTTCAACCTCTTTGTTTAAGTGATAAATATGCATAATTCAATTTTATTAAAATTTAAGTTTGTATAAAATTCTAAAAAATCAGAGGTAAAATTTATATTTTAATGTTAAATATTATTTAAAATTTTTTTTAAATATTATTTATAATTTTTATGTAAAAAAACTTATTTTTTATAAAATTATAATTTTTTTAAAAAAAACCATATTTTTTATATAAAAAATTTTTTTTAAAAAAAACATAACATCTTATACCAGGGGTGGAGGGATTTGAACCCCCAACCATTGGTTTTGGAGACCAATATTCTACCAATTAAACTACACCCCTTAAAATTATCCACACATCCTTCGGTATGGTATCATATATTATTAACTATATTGATTCAATATAAAATATTTGCAAATATAAATAATATATTAAAAAATTTTAATTCATATATTTTAAATATTTAAATATTACAAATAAACTTTATATATAAATAATATAATATAAATAATCTTTATAAATTATATATAAAAAAAATAACTTAATTATTGTATATTATATAATAATTTATTAAAATCAGTAAAATTTCTTATATATGGTAAATTTTTTTATATTATATATTTAATTTAGTTGTAAAAATAAATTTTTACTTAAATATAGTAATATTTTTTTAAAAAAAATAATGAATTTGTTGTTTTTATTAATATAATAATTTTTAAATTGAAATTTTTTTTTAAAAAGGTAATTATATCCGTAGAATTATTGTGTGATATTAATTATTATTGATAGATAAGGATCTTATATGACAGAATGGACTATTGGTACAATAAAAAAAATCAAATATTGGACAAAAACATTATTTAGTATTATTTTGAATGCGAAAACAAACACTTTTATTCCGGGACAATTTACAAAATTAGCTTTAAAAATTAACGGGAAAAAAATATGCCGAGCTTATTCTTACATTAATTGTCCACAAAATAAAAATCATGAATTTTATATTTCTACTATTACTAATGGCAAATTAAGTCCTTTTTTATATTCTTTAAAAGAAGATGATTATATAATGATCTCTAAAAATGCAACAGGAGTTTTTACATTAAATAATATAAAATCTTGTGAAAATTTATGGATGTTATCAACTGGTACTGGTATAGGTCCATATTTATCAATTTTACAAGATGGTAATTGTTTTAATATGTTTAAAAAAATTATTTTAATACATTCTGTAAGATATATAAATGATCATAGTTATTTGTATTTAGTTAATAATATTAAACAAAAATATAGTAATAAATTCATTTTTCGAACTATTGTAACTAGAGATAGCTTTAAAAATAATGTA contains:
- the ilvD gene encoding dihydroxy-acid dehydratase — its product is MPNYRSFITTQGRNMAGARALWRATGMDDSDFSKPIIAIVNSFSQFVPGHIHLQQLGKIISNVIKKKGGVPKEFNTIAIDDGIAMGHDGMLYSLPSRDLIADSVEYVINAHCVDAMICVSNCDKITPGMLMACLRLNIPTVFISGGPMEAGQINIENYDQKRIDLVDAMVQAANINQTNNNVKKIEINACPTCGSCSGMFTANSMNCLVEALGLALPGNGSLLSTHINRKKLCIQASKIIVDITQKYYHNNDVNVLPRNIVNKKSLENAMMLDIAMGGSTNTILHILALAQEAHISFTLTDIDKLSRKIPWLCKLSPSTKDFYMEDFHRAGGVIGILSELNKKKLIHTNVKNILGLTVKETIKKYDIIDTEDEEIKFFFKSAPGNIKTTNPFSQKKMWTKLDNNRKTGCIRSSKYAFSKDGGLAILYGNIAKNGCVIKTASVDKTLMIFKGKAKVYESQESAVHAILNKKISHGDVIVIRYEGPKGGPGMQEMLYPTSYLKSMKLEKSCALITDGRFSGGTSGLSIGHISPEAASKGTIALVQNNDIIEINIPNRSIHLDVPNSILEKRKEQEEKRENRAYTPKLKRQRKISFSLKAYAALVTSADKGAVRDKNKLNYYEK
- the ilvG gene encoding acetolactate synthase 2 catalytic subunit; protein product: MNGAECIIQALQRENVKIVFGYPGGAIMPLYDALYKGEIEHILCRHEQGAAIAAIGYARSTGNIGVCIATSGPGATNLITGIADAMVDSVPIIAITGQVSSPLIGTDAFQEIDIIGMSLSCTKHSFLITSPLELSSIIAKAFFIASSGRPGPVLIDIPKDIQLCNNIPKISKLSKKNFFIKKNNDFSTKKITQANNLLKNSTMPILYIGGGVDMGNAVNILRTFIKKSGIPTVVTLKGLGTIKPTYAYYLGMLGMHGNKAANYIVQKCDLLIAIGARFDDRVTGNKEKFAPKAKIIHIDIDPSEINKICKINVELLGNLNQLIPLLEKPNNISKWQNYIKKIKNKYSYLSFNKQDCINKDKIYAPFLLKKLSKIKDEKTIITTDVGQHQMWVAQYITFSTPKNFITSSGLGTMGFGLPAAIGAQIAHPNNTVICITGDGSFMMNIQELSTIKRKNLPIKIILLDNKRLGMVRQWQEIFFKRRYSETTLWDNPNFIKLANSFGISGHSIKKINEIDKSLEKIFFIKKPYILHVAINEYDNVWPLVPPGNSNDNMIENN
- the ilvM gene encoding acetolactate synthase 2 small subunit — its product is MNKYQLLIKTNISPEISERIIRIIRHRGFVIKTMKMEVISRLKNITFNLTIKSYKSINLLIKQIEKLIDVIHIAILEQIP
- a CDS encoding FAD-binding oxidoreductase encodes the protein MTEWTIGTIKKIKYWTKTLFSIILNAKTNTFIPGQFTKLALKINGKKICRAYSYINCPQNKNHEFYISTITNGKLSPFLYSLKEDDYIMISKNATGVFTLNNIKSCENLWMLSTGTGIGPYLSILQDGNCFNMFKKIILIHSVRYINDHSYLYLVNNIKQKYSNKFIFRTIVTRDSFKNNVTLKGYIPDLIKRGIIEKKIGIKINNDSHIMLCGNPNMIRETISILEIDKNLSKNLKDKNGNITSEQYW
- a CDS encoding branched-chain amino acid transaminase: MSAKKADFIWLNGDIIKWEDAKISVMTHALHYGTSVFEGIRCYKSYKKSSIFRHKDHIERLYNSAKIYRFPLKFTVKELMNAVYIIINVNKLKEAYIRILAFIGDVGLGLNPPKNYYSDIMISAFSWKNYLGPNAMEHGIDIMVSSWNKIKPNTIPSIAKAGGNYLSSLLIGSEARRNGYHEGIALDSLGFISEGAGENIFIVKNNVLFTPPLTSSILPGITRDSVLKIAQELKITTKECLILREFLYLADEVFLTGTAAEITPVRSVDRILIGQGKIGKITKNIQKNFLYLFSGKTKDKWNWLDHINL